A region of Desulfobacterales bacterium DNA encodes the following proteins:
- a CDS encoding RNA-binding protein — translation MNIFVGNLSRDVTDEDLKELFLKYGEVTSANVIRDKFNGQSRGFGFVEMPSKTAAQSAITELNGKDVKGRSINVNEARPRSNDRGGDDRRRRSNSGGGGGGGAGGPRRRSW, via the coding sequence ATGAATATTTTTGTAGGAAATTTGTCACGAGATGTTACGGATGAAGATTTAAAGGAGCTTTTTTTAAAATATGGTGAAGTTACATCCGCAAATGTAATAAGAGATAAGTTCAATGGCCAGTCAAGAGGGTTTGGATTTGTAGAAATGCCATCTAAAACTGCAGCACAGTCAGCTATTACAGAATTGAATGGTAAAGATGTTAAAGGCAGATCAATAAATGTTAATGAAGCTCGTCCTCGTTCCAATGATCGCGGAGGTGATGACAGAAGAAGAAGAAGCAATTCCGGTGGTGGTGGTGGCGGTGGCGCTGGCGGACCTCGACGTAGATCTTGGTAG